Proteins encoded in a region of the Anopheles aquasalis chromosome 2, idAnoAquaMG_Q_19, whole genome shotgun sequence genome:
- the LOC126572418 gene encoding 40S ribosomal protein S5: MADEAFENFDDDAPVQVEQPVQVLEDSPVVQTAELPEIKLFGRWTSDDIDISDISVSDYIAVKEKHAKFLPHSAGRYAAKRFRKAQCPIVERLTNSLMMKGRNNGKKLKAVRIVRHAFEIMHLLTGENPLQIVVHAIINSGPREDSTRIGRAGTVRRQAVDVSPLRRVNQAIWLLCTGAREAAFRNIKTIAECLADELINAAKGSSNSYAIKKKDELERVAKSNR; this comes from the exons ATGGCTGACGAGGCATTTGAAaacttcgatgatgatgcgccagTTCAGGTCGAGCAGCCTGTTCAGGTTCTCGAGGATTCCCCGGTTGTCCAGACGGCCGAGCTGCCTGAAATCAAGCTGTTCGGCAGATGGACCAGCGATGATATCGATATTTCCGatatttcggtttcg GATTATATCGCCGTGAAGGAGAAGCACGCCAAGTTCCTTCCCCATTCGGCTGGCCGGTACGCTGCCAAGCGTTTCCGCAAGGCGCAATGCCCGATCGTCGAGCGTCTCACCaactcgctgatgatgaagggtCGCAACAACGGCAAGAAGCTGAAGGCTGTCCGCATCGTTCGCCACGCCTTCGAAATCATGCACTTGCTAACTGGCGAAAACCCGCTGCAGATCGTGGTCCACGCGATCATCAACTCCGGACCCCGTGAGGACTCGACCCGTATCGGTCGTGCCGGTACCGTCCGTCGTCAGGCCGTCGATGTGTCGCCTCTGCGTCGCGTGAACCAG GCCATCTGGTTGCTGTGCACTGGTGCTCGTGAAGCAGCATTCCGTAACATTAAGACGATTGCCGAATGCCTGGCTGATGAGCTGATCAACGCCGCTAAG GGTTCATCAAACTCGTACGCCATCAAGAAGAAGGATGAGCTGGAGCGTGTTGCTAAGTCTAACCGAtaa